A single window of Agromyces aureus DNA harbors:
- a CDS encoding heavy-metal-associated domain-containing protein yields the protein MSTHDANPTVSTYGVAGMTCSHCVGAVTGELGRLDGVSSVDVELVAGGVSRVTVQSAAALDADQVAAAVDEAGYELADLAS from the coding sequence ATGAGCACCCACGACGCGAACCCCACCGTCTCGACCTACGGCGTGGCGGGCATGACGTGCTCGCACTGCGTCGGTGCGGTGACGGGTGAGCTCGGCCGACTCGACGGCGTCTCGTCGGTCGACGTCGAGCTCGTCGCCGGGGGCGTCTCGCGGGTGACCGTGCAGAGCGCCGCGGCCCTCGACGCCGACCAGGTCGCAGCCGCCGTCGACGAGGCCGGCTACGAACTGGCCGACCTGGCATCATGA